A region of the Oncorhynchus gorbuscha isolate QuinsamMale2020 ecotype Even-year linkage group LG02, OgorEven_v1.0, whole genome shotgun sequence genome:
TGAGaccgcctacagggaggaggttagTGACCTGACCGTATGGTGCCAGGACATCAAGCTCTCGATCAACATCAGtgagaccaaggagctgatcgtggactacaggaaacgggggCAGCAcgttcacatcgacagggctgcaggggaagttcctcagtgtccaaatcactaaggactCGCATGCGATGACACCCCCCTCCCCCAAGTTTGaaattgaaaagatttggcaaggGCCCTCAAATCCTTAAATTACAACTGCACCATTGAGTGcaatcttgactggctgcatcactgcttggtatggcaacagcaccaTCCTCAATTgcatggtgctacagagggtggtgcggacagcccagtacatcaccggggccaagctccctgccatccaggacctctatcagGCAGTGTGACAAGAAGGTCAGAAAAAAACGTTACACTCCAGCCACCCAAACAAAGACTTCTCTGCTTCTGCACAGCAAGCATTATTGGTGCCTCAAGTCTGACACAAAccgcttctatccccaagccataaaactgctaaatAGCGAACAGTCCGTGTAGCCATTCTCTGAGTTGACCCTTGAATTTTATTTTTACACTCTCTATGCACATTTGTAGAACTCTACACACTCACTCAacacacaacacgcacacacatttatactgactatGCAAACACACTGGCATAAAATCTTAATTTACATTGCTGCTACTCTTTCAaatatcctgatgtctagtcaccttacccatatacatacatttggtcatgtagtgtatatggacacctgctctttaaacatctcatttcaaaatcatgggcattaatatggagttggtaccccccccccctttgctgctataacagcctctccTCTTCTGGgcaggctttccactagatgtttgaacattgctgcagggacttgcttccattcagccacaagcattcgtgaggtcgggcactgatgttgggcgattaggcctggctcacagtttgcgttccaattcatcccaaaggttttcgatggggttgaggtcagggctttgtgcaagtcaagttcttccacactgttctctacaaaccatttctgtatggacatcgctttgtgcacaggggcattgtaatgctgaaacaggaaagggccttccacaaagtcagaagcacagaattgtctagaatgtcattgtatgctgtagtgttaagatttcccttcaatggaatTAAGGGACCTAGCCTGAACCATATAAAAACAGCCTCTCAACTAAACTTTAGTTGGCACTGTATTTTCTGCTGGAATCCgcaaaacccagattcgtccgttggactgccagatggtaaagcgtaATTCATCACGctagagaacacatttccactgctctgtGTGGGAGAATACACTCACAAGTAGCCCTAGTTGTATATGCAAGTGTGCCACAATGTGAGTGTCATGAAATTGCAACTGAGCTCTGTTCCACTTCTGACTCTATAGCTGCGTTTATactggcagcccaattctgatcttttgcccaatttTTAGTAGCAAAAGATCTGTCTGTTTTGATTGGTCAAGAGACAAATTAAGGGATAAAAATCTGAACTGGGCTCCCTGTGTAAATGTAGACtaacaatcccccccccccccccccaggtaaCTGTGAGAAGTGTGCGGAGGAAGAGGATAATGAGAGTACTGATGATGACTGCGACGCTGATTCCATAAGTCCTGTTACAGAGATCCGTTTTGTGCCCAGTGATAAGGCTACCTGTAAGTGGGTACTTTGGAATACCATTCATGCATACTTCACCGTATAGTGAGCTATATCAGCACATATTTGGACTCGTAATAGATATTATTTTGGCCTGAGCTAAATTTGAAAAATGAACGTTACTTAGATCGGACCAAACTGATGGTCAGATTTACAGCTATAAATGTATGGTTTGGGGAAAGGGTTGGTTTGGACAACTTTCCAAAATACCTTGAGTTGGTTTTCCACCCTCCAGTGGAGCCCATGTTCTCAGCCATCTCTGAATGCCAGGCCCTGCACCCTGACCCTGAAGACTCCGACTCTGACTTTGAGGGAGATGAGTACGACGTTGAAGAAGCTGGTGAGTGAGCCTGACCATGTTcagtattcattagggcacacaacAGAATGTTTTGCACTGGAAACAATTGAACCTTTCCCATTGGACAAGTCAAGGTAGTCCCTCCCTGCTTTAGTCTTCTTGCCGTTTTGGCgactaatgaacacaacccatcTTTCTTGCCGTCAAGAAATAAGTTAATTTGTCATCTAGACTTGATATTTCATGCCCAAATGTCCTCAGTGCACCTCATCGACACCTTGACAACTGTTCTGAGATCCGTATAAGGATACACATTAATTTCTCATTCCGGTTGTTGGACTGTCAGTGCTAAAAGATTAATTCAAGTTGGCTAACTTTCACCAAAGTATATATCTTCTGTATAATACCATGCCTTAACGCATAAAGTaactgttacccccccccccaaataatttTTTCTTAAAAATTGTTTTTTTGAAAACCACAACTTTACAGTCCCACAATACTTTAATTGGGGCGCCCAATGTCAACTATGTGGGCATTTGACTATCCTTTcagtctcctgtctccccacccacAGAACAGGGTCAGATAGACCTGCCCACATTTTACAACTTTGAGGAGGGTCTGTCCCAGCTCACCCTGGAGGGCCAGGCCACCCTGGAAAGACTGGAGGGGATGCTGGCCGACTCTGCATCCCAGAAACACCACTGCATGGCCGGGGTAAGGCCCGAGAACACCCCAACGGGATGCTGCAATGGTATGAGCTTGAAATACATTGGAATGGGGTCTGCATTGCTTTGTATACGTAcatgggtcgtgttcattagggtatgcAATGGAAAAAGGAGATGAGTCCAACATTTCAGTctttctgtttggtgcctaatgaagaCTTGATTTGGGTAACAGTAGGTCCTAGGGGGTGGACATTGTGGTAGGACTGGAACAATGCAAGATGCTCTGAAGATACATGAAACATCAGCGACACACATCAGCATTAGATTATTGAAGGGAATCAATTTGCCGTCCTGAACCTCCTGCCAGCGTTTTAGTTAAACAGTACTAAGCACCCCATCAGTAGGCTAGCCTCGAATTCCAAAAGGAATAGCGACTCATTTCACTATTGTTTGAAGTAGCCcttatgttactgaatgtattaATTTCGTTATCAACAAATCCTGCAGAAAGTACAGATTTGAAAATGCACAAAATTAAGTAATATTTGGATTGTCTAGTCAGCTGGACAGTTGTCCTCAACTTTTGATCTATTAATTTCCTAATAATCTCCAGACGGTTCACTTTAAATttctaccatggttatgcatatgcttTTCATATTTCTACTGTAAGAAACATTTTAATTGTCCATGATTTTGGCCAATTCTCATGAGTGTTAAGGGTTAAGAAAAGCAGCATAATTCAGCTGTTTTCAAGGCTTGTTCAGCAGTCCAGTAAAAATAAAATAGAAGCTAAAGCACTAGCACACAAGTACAACTattaatgtacagtgcattcgggaaagtattcagacctcttgatctttcacattttgttacagccttattttaaaactgattcaattgtccccccccccccccaaatctacacacactaccccataatgacaaagcaacaagtttgacatttttgcacatttaataaaaaacattacatttacataagtattcagaccgtttagtcagtactttgttgaagcgcctttggcagagattacagcctcgagtcttcttgggtatgacgctacaagcttggcacacaagCTTCCATTCCGTTTCGGGCGGGGTGTAGTGTCATGGTTATGCTACAGCGAATGTCCTATATACATTTATAAGTTGTGACTGAGGCGTTTGAAACATGATGGCGGAGCGCACTTGTGTTGCATGGATTCCATCAATTCTATAGGTCAATGCTGCTGGTTCCACAAAGCTT
Encoded here:
- the LOC124012613 gene encoding methylosome subunit pICln-like isoform X1, whose translation is MFNSLHAGWEDREATMVNLKNVSPPSEGIRYNQGEITAVWNGEGLGPGTLYIAETCVSWFDGSGMGFNLKYPSISLHAISCDFTAYPGEHLYVMVNTNLNGNCEKCAEEEDNESTDDDCDADSISPVTEIRFVPSDKATLEPMFSAISECQALHPDPEDSDSDFEGDEYDVEEAEQGQIDLPTFYNFEEGLSQLTLEGQATLERLEGMLADSASQKHHCMAGVRPENTPTGCCNESGAVGVSGQFEDANVDH
- the LOC124012613 gene encoding methylosome subunit pICln-like isoform X2; translated protein: MFNSLHAGWEDREATMVNLKNVSPPSEGIRYNQGEITAVWNGEGLGPGTLYIAETCVSWFDGSGMGFNLKYPSISLHAISCDFTAYPGEHLYVMVNTNLNGNCEKCAEEEDNESTDDDCDADSISPVTEIRFVPSDKATLEPMFSAISECQALHPDPEDSDSDFEGDEYDVEEAEQGQIDLPTFYNFEEGLSQLTLEGQATLERLEGMLADSASQKHHCMAGSLVQ